In a genomic window of Sporosarcina trichiuri:
- a CDS encoding trypsin-like peptidase domain-containing protein has protein sequence MYCQHCGTRNEREAVYCSSCGKPLKARKTPGWVIPVVLSCLLILTGSAAGIGYYTDWDFGSLLNQGKQQTPALEQQAEAGSQSPLKPVSSGPAAPIKSVPPDKEKTEVIKESLPRVFTIFTRDGLGSGFLYKKGGLIVTNAHVVAGFTDVVVRNSDGKDAAGKVIGISDKYDVALIRSDAYSKLAPLVSETKETPIGTEVIALGSPQGFENSASVGYLTGLNRDMELGFVYEKIYQIDAQIDQGSSGGPLLDAKTGKVIGINSLLYKENNLFGFSIPMYSVLDLVNRWAAAPMSESAVASLFGVYDSYTASSNFDSDIAYDDEYTDFYDDSDSYYGDDYDEYSDTYEDESAAGVFADDGLYDFMSSFRMDYEEALVYKEGFSPISHYFLPGTASTAAFASFVDEVAADDRIYEFYESEITEIEIQDDRSFVTMYLSYSVADSRGEQNFFEKRKQYTIVTDEYGGYKISNAADF, from the coding sequence ATGTATTGTCAGCATTGCGGCACTCGGAACGAACGGGAAGCGGTGTACTGTTCTAGCTGCGGAAAACCTCTGAAAGCCAGAAAGACCCCGGGCTGGGTGATACCTGTCGTGCTCAGCTGCCTGCTCATCTTAACAGGATCTGCAGCAGGCATCGGCTATTACACAGACTGGGATTTCGGAAGTCTGCTGAATCAGGGTAAACAACAGACTCCCGCACTCGAACAGCAGGCTGAAGCCGGCAGCCAGTCCCCTCTCAAACCTGTCAGTTCGGGGCCTGCTGCGCCAATAAAATCTGTACCGCCTGACAAGGAAAAAACAGAAGTGATCAAAGAGTCGCTGCCGCGTGTGTTCACGATATTTACACGGGACGGACTCGGCTCCGGTTTCCTGTATAAAAAGGGCGGTCTCATTGTCACGAACGCACACGTTGTTGCCGGCTTCACGGATGTCGTCGTCCGCAACTCGGATGGAAAAGACGCCGCTGGCAAAGTGATCGGGATTTCCGATAAATATGATGTGGCACTGATACGTTCGGATGCGTATTCCAAACTGGCACCGCTTGTGAGTGAAACGAAGGAAACACCGATCGGTACCGAAGTCATTGCACTCGGCAGTCCGCAAGGGTTTGAGAATTCGGCATCCGTCGGCTATCTGACCGGTCTGAACCGGGATATGGAGCTCGGATTCGTCTACGAGAAAATCTATCAGATCGATGCACAGATCGACCAGGGCAGCAGCGGCGGACCCCTTCTGGATGCCAAGACTGGAAAAGTCATCGGTATCAACTCCCTGCTGTACAAGGAGAATAACCTGTTCGGATTCTCGATACCGATGTACAGTGTACTCGATCTGGTGAACCGGTGGGCGGCGGCTCCGATGAGTGAATCCGCTGTCGCCTCCTTATTCGGCGTCTATGACAGCTACACGGCCAGTTCCAACTTTGACAGTGATATCGCGTATGACGACGAGTACACCGATTTTTACGATGACTCCGACAGCTACTATGGTGACGACTATGACGAGTACAGCGATACGTACGAAGACGAATCAGCAGCCGGAGTTTTCGCGGATGACGGCCTGTATGATTTCATGTCCAGCTTCAGAATGGATTATGAAGAAGCGCTCGTGTATAAAGAAGGATTTTCACCGATCTCCCACTACTTCCTTCCGGGGACCGCCAGCACTGCGGCCTTCGCAAGTTTTGTCGATGAAGTCGCTGCCGATGACCGGATCTATGAGTTTTACGAGAGTGAGATCACGGAGATTGAGATTCAAGATGACCGGTCCTTCGTGACGATGTATCTGTCTTATTCGGTAGCGGACAGCAGAGGGGAACAGAACTTTTTCGAGAAACGGAAACAATATACCATCGTGACCGATGAGTACGGCGGATACAAAATCAGTAACGCCGCTGATTTCTGA
- a CDS encoding class D sortase produces the protein MKHAARWTGNILVLAGIGLLIWQFTGIRETKGVKHEQLDAFANLKAAAEESGQATKEAAAAGGQQTGKQAAEKKIGDIEGVLDIPQIDIHAPVAYGATPEILDRGFGAIPRMDMPGETGGSYAIAGHQSHVFGQFFNRLDELAAGNRFSFETVDEEQTYEVYDMQIVDPEDVEVIGREQGKAKLSLITCYPKNSDKHRLVVMAKRVDGEAGE, from the coding sequence ATGAAACATGCTGCCCGCTGGACGGGAAACATTCTTGTGCTCGCCGGGATCGGTCTGCTGATCTGGCAGTTCACCGGGATCAGGGAAACAAAAGGCGTCAAACACGAACAGCTGGATGCATTCGCTAATCTGAAAGCGGCTGCAGAAGAGTCTGGACAAGCGACAAAGGAAGCGGCGGCAGCTGGGGGCCAGCAAACAGGGAAACAAGCGGCGGAAAAGAAGATCGGCGATATAGAAGGAGTCCTCGACATCCCTCAAATCGACATTCACGCACCGGTCGCATATGGAGCGACTCCCGAGATACTGGACCGTGGATTCGGTGCGATCCCGCGAATGGATATGCCGGGGGAGACAGGCGGCAGCTATGCCATCGCCGGCCACCAGTCGCACGTATTCGGCCAGTTCTTCAACCGGCTTGATGAACTGGCGGCCGGAAACCGTTTCAGCTTCGAAACTGTGGACGAAGAGCAGACGTATGAAGTGTACGACATGCAGATTGTCGATCCGGAAGATGTCGAAGTGATCGGCCGTGAGCAGGGGAAGGCGAAACTGTCGCTCATCACCTGCTACCCGAAAAACAGCGATAAACACCGGCTCGTCGTCATGGCGAAACGCGTGGATGGAGAGGCTGGAGAGTGA
- a CDS encoding GGDEF domain-containing protein → MRETIQRLQRTIESLQHQGKFEEMIECCYQLLQAATDMGDHHLRMEAYANYALGFYRLGAIKEAFQYIGRHANLCETWGTKEDYMHSNHIFCLLYVYTGDYERAKQVLEMSIDLAEQLGNSRLISENSSELCNVLCRLGEYDRALKAGRRGASVAADLEPYCPYLLLKAALASAHAYYGLEDMESSAVLLEIVQRDPLLDTYPAERVKSIRLKAEIQLRQRHPRNAMASLEEASRMAEASSDHKQLKEILERQVSLAEHFGDFKHGFSVQRRYIRLLEELHEKEVINAVLQLDMKVKLRELEKQVNTDFLTGIANRRSVEDLAGGWLAESAGSAENIVCIAFDIDNLKVLNDRFGHPFGDQAIRKVADLCSSLMRKGDTTARIGGDEFVAVLRDITLQDGCRRAHDMLEAVRSALLPCNGENVMLSISAGVAENRRGSISDFAKLYHKADIALYEAKRSGKSRVICTS, encoded by the coding sequence ATGCGCGAGACAATACAGAGACTTCAGCGGACCATCGAGTCGCTTCAGCACCAGGGCAAGTTTGAAGAAATGATCGAATGCTGCTATCAGCTGCTGCAGGCGGCGACAGATATGGGCGACCATCATCTCCGGATGGAAGCCTACGCGAATTACGCCCTCGGCTTCTACAGACTGGGGGCTATCAAGGAGGCATTCCAGTACATCGGCCGGCATGCAAATCTGTGTGAAACCTGGGGGACCAAGGAAGACTATATGCACTCCAATCATATTTTCTGTCTGCTCTATGTATATACCGGAGATTATGAGCGTGCGAAACAAGTATTGGAGATGAGTATCGACTTAGCCGAGCAGCTGGGCAACAGCAGGCTCATCAGTGAGAATAGCAGTGAACTGTGCAATGTCCTGTGCCGGCTCGGTGAGTATGACAGAGCGCTGAAGGCGGGCAGACGCGGTGCGAGTGTTGCCGCTGATCTGGAACCATACTGTCCGTACCTGCTGCTGAAAGCCGCCCTGGCATCTGCGCATGCATACTATGGGTTGGAAGATATGGAGTCGTCCGCCGTGCTGCTGGAAATTGTCCAGCGCGACCCGCTGCTGGATACCTATCCGGCGGAACGGGTGAAAAGCATCCGGCTGAAGGCTGAGATCCAGCTCAGGCAGCGCCATCCGCGTAACGCGATGGCCAGCTTGGAAGAAGCCTCCCGCATGGCAGAGGCTTCTTCGGACCACAAGCAGCTCAAAGAAATCTTGGAACGGCAGGTTTCACTCGCTGAGCACTTTGGTGATTTCAAGCATGGTTTTTCAGTGCAGCGGAGATATATCCGGCTGCTGGAAGAGCTCCACGAGAAGGAAGTCATTAACGCTGTCCTCCAGCTGGATATGAAAGTGAAACTGCGGGAACTGGAAAAACAGGTCAACACCGATTTCCTGACTGGCATCGCAAACAGGCGGTCGGTCGAGGATCTGGCGGGTGGTTGGCTTGCCGAATCAGCAGGCAGTGCAGAAAACATCGTATGCATCGCTTTTGACATCGACAATCTGAAAGTCCTGAACGATCGGTTCGGCCACCCGTTCGGCGATCAAGCCATCCGTAAAGTGGCGGATCTCTGCAGCTCGCTCATGAGGAAAGGTGATACCACTGCGCGTATCGGAGGAGATGAGTTCGTCGCAGTGCTGCGTGATATCACCCTTCAAGATGGCTGCCGGAGAGCCCATGACATGCTGGAAGCCGTCAGATCAGCCCTTCTCCCATGTAATGGGGAAAACGTGATGCTGTCCATCAGTGCAGGAGTCGCAGAGAACCGCCGAGGCAGCATTTCCGACTTCGCCAAGTTGTATCACAAAGCGGATATCGCACTTTATGAAGCGAAGCGCAGCGGCAAAAGCCGTGTCATCTGTACATCTTGA